A single region of the Vibrio chagasii genome encodes:
- a CDS encoding bifunctional diguanylate cyclase/phosphodiesterase, which produces MTLYKQLVVGMVAVFILLMTSVFMIEFNTTRGYLEEQQRSEVSNTINTVGLALAPYLEEKDKVSVESVINALFDGSSYSVVRLIFLDSGEDIIRSYPVKPSGVPHWFTNLNLFEPVHDRRVITSGWMQLAEVEIVSHPGPAYDQLWQAFTRLLSIFGVIFLLGLISISWILKRALRPLSMIITKMDQIAKNQFGEPLTRPKTKDLILVVDGINHMSTQVEQAFKNQAKEAQKLRERAYIDPVSQLGNRAYYMSQLNQWLEESSLGGLAVLKAEFISEEYDEKGYQEGDTLVHQLAEQLQASISSPDITIARISSDEFGFIMPNIDESELKLVASSIVNCIQSLGSDPTGMANPHIALGVTHSNKRKTSTEIMSLVDNALSSAKANRELAYGYVTADDHGAVMGKQQWRMLVEEAIINDLVTFRLQAANNAFGKTYHQEVFSAIEKDGIRYGANQYLYALEQLEMSHILDQYVIEKMIEKLTAKEVTSPIAINISPSSISQPSFIRWIGKTLEQNASVAHLLHFEIPENCFINVPHYTALLCNTIRNAEAMFGVDNYGRNFQSLDYINEYRPSYVKLDYLFTHNLDDEKQKFTLTSISRTAHNLGVTTIASRIETQTQLDILSDNYVEVFQGFIVDK; this is translated from the coding sequence ATGACTTTATATAAACAGCTTGTGGTCGGGATGGTTGCGGTGTTCATATTACTGATGACGTCAGTCTTTATGATCGAATTCAATACTACTCGTGGATACTTAGAGGAGCAGCAACGCTCTGAGGTAAGTAATACCATTAATACTGTTGGACTGGCTCTTGCCCCTTACCTTGAAGAAAAGGACAAGGTATCGGTAGAGTCTGTTATCAACGCTCTGTTTGATGGCAGTTCTTACTCGGTCGTACGATTGATTTTTCTCGACAGCGGTGAAGACATCATCCGTTCATACCCTGTAAAACCTTCGGGCGTACCCCATTGGTTTACCAATCTCAACCTATTTGAACCCGTTCATGACCGCCGAGTGATCACCAGCGGTTGGATGCAGCTTGCAGAAGTAGAGATCGTCAGCCATCCAGGCCCGGCCTATGATCAACTGTGGCAAGCCTTTACCCGCTTATTAAGCATCTTTGGTGTGATCTTCTTACTCGGCTTGATCTCGATTTCATGGATCCTTAAGCGAGCACTACGCCCACTATCGATGATCATCACCAAAATGGATCAGATCGCTAAGAACCAATTCGGTGAGCCATTAACACGTCCTAAAACAAAAGATCTGATCTTGGTGGTTGATGGCATCAATCACATGTCGACTCAAGTTGAACAAGCCTTTAAAAACCAAGCAAAAGAAGCTCAAAAGCTACGTGAAAGAGCGTACATTGACCCAGTTTCTCAGCTGGGTAATCGCGCTTACTACATGTCGCAATTAAATCAGTGGCTAGAAGAATCGAGCTTAGGTGGCCTTGCAGTACTGAAAGCGGAATTTATCAGTGAAGAGTACGACGAGAAAGGTTACCAAGAAGGTGATACGTTAGTGCATCAATTGGCAGAACAACTGCAAGCTTCCATCTCATCGCCAGATATCACCATCGCACGTATTTCTAGTGACGAGTTTGGTTTCATTATGCCGAACATTGATGAAAGCGAACTTAAACTGGTTGCAAGCAGCATCGTAAACTGTATTCAAAGCCTAGGCTCAGATCCAACAGGCATGGCAAACCCACACATTGCATTGGGTGTAACACACAGCAACAAACGTAAAACCAGCACCGAAATCATGTCACTGGTCGATAACGCGCTCTCTAGTGCTAAAGCGAATCGTGAACTCGCTTACGGCTACGTCACAGCTGATGACCATGGCGCTGTAATGGGTAAACAGCAATGGCGTATGTTGGTTGAAGAGGCGATCATCAATGACCTTGTGACATTCCGCCTACAAGCTGCGAACAACGCGTTTGGTAAAACCTATCACCAAGAGGTGTTCTCTGCGATTGAGAAAGATGGCATTCGTTACGGTGCCAACCAGTACCTATACGCACTGGAGCAGCTTGAAATGAGCCACATTCTCGACCAATACGTTATCGAGAAGATGATTGAGAAGCTAACAGCAAAAGAGGTGACCAGCCCAATCGCAATCAATATCTCACCAAGCAGTATTTCTCAGCCAAGCTTTATCCGTTGGATTGGCAAAACACTTGAGCAAAACGCTTCAGTTGCTCACCTGCTGCACTTTGAGATCCCAGAAAACTGTTTCATCAACGTTCCGCACTATACGGCACTATTGTGTAACACCATTCGTAATGCTGAAGCGATGTTTGGTGTCGATAACTACGGACGTAACTTCCAATCACTGGACTACATCAACGAGTACCGTCCTAGCTACGTGAAGCTAGATTACCTGTTCACGCATAACTTGGACGATGAGAAGCAGAAATTCACGCTCACGTCGATTTCACGAACGGCTCATAACCTTGGTGTCACCACCATCGCATCTCGAATAGAAACTCAGACCCAGTTAGATATCTTGTCTGATAACTACGTAGAAGTGTTCCAAGGCTTCATTGTTGATAAATAG
- a CDS encoding type I secretion system permease/ATPase, with protein MQDPLLNSLIYVSRYYGLANSPEALVNGLPLSDGKLTPFLFPRSAERAGLVAKENRSDLDNIPHLILPAVLLLKQGEACVLNSIDLEKQEAEIITAESGMVPIIIPVAELKEQFIGRYFLVKKQFRYDERSPEVLKTRKGHWFWSTIWESKNIYRDVLIASILINIFAIAAPMFTRLVYDKVVPNLAFETLWVLASGIFVVFLFDLLLKLMRSYFIDVAGKKSDILISSKLFSKVLGIRMEAKPASVGAFAKNLQEFESIREFFTSATIGSLIDLPFALMFLALIWLMAGNLVFVPVAGVVILIIYALLIQGPLRRTIEEGSRLASQKYANLIESLAGLETVKLFSAQSQFQFRWEEAVAHMANWNIKSRRITDSIQNTAGFVQQSTNVGMIIFGVYLIAEGELTMGGLIAATMLSGRAIGPLVQLSLLSTRYNQAKSSMTLIEQVMSMPDEQEEGKRYIHRPIIQGHIALDKVTFHYPDSPVASVRDLSLTIAPGEKVAIIGRIGSGKTTLERLIMGLYKPTEGHVRIDDTDMEQLHHVDVRRNIGCVPQDSNLFYGSVRDNITLGRPLVDDRDVMDAANRAGVTAFTQQDPAGLERQVGEGGGLLSGGQRQSIAIARAFLGRPPVLLMDEPTSAMDNRSEMHIKHQLSQLLPSETLILITHKTSMLDVVDRVIVMEKGSIIADGPKAKVLSDLKQGRVRAVS; from the coding sequence ATGCAAGATCCACTATTGAACTCATTGATCTACGTTAGCCGATATTACGGATTAGCGAACTCGCCTGAGGCGTTGGTCAATGGGTTGCCACTATCAGACGGAAAGCTAACCCCTTTCCTGTTCCCACGTTCGGCAGAACGTGCGGGGCTAGTGGCAAAAGAAAACCGTTCCGACTTAGATAACATCCCACACCTAATTTTGCCGGCGGTATTATTGCTAAAGCAGGGCGAAGCGTGTGTGCTCAACAGCATCGACCTTGAAAAACAAGAAGCTGAAATCATCACAGCTGAGAGTGGAATGGTGCCAATAATCATTCCTGTTGCCGAACTTAAAGAGCAGTTCATTGGCCGCTACTTCTTAGTTAAAAAGCAGTTCCGCTATGACGAGCGCTCACCAGAAGTCCTGAAAACACGGAAAGGTCACTGGTTTTGGAGCACCATTTGGGAATCGAAAAACATCTATCGTGATGTTTTGATCGCATCAATTCTTATCAATATTTTCGCGATTGCCGCGCCGATGTTTACGCGTTTGGTATATGACAAAGTAGTACCCAACCTCGCATTTGAAACCTTGTGGGTGTTAGCGAGCGGTATCTTCGTGGTATTCCTGTTCGATCTGCTCTTAAAGTTGATGCGTAGCTACTTCATCGACGTCGCGGGGAAAAAATCCGATATCCTGATTTCATCTAAATTGTTCAGCAAGGTGCTTGGCATTCGTATGGAAGCAAAACCAGCTTCAGTTGGTGCCTTCGCGAAGAACTTGCAAGAGTTTGAGTCAATTCGAGAGTTCTTTACCTCAGCTACGATTGGTTCTCTGATCGATTTACCTTTCGCGCTTATGTTCCTAGCCTTAATTTGGTTAATGGCGGGCAACTTAGTGTTTGTTCCAGTCGCTGGTGTGGTGATACTGATCATCTACGCGTTGCTGATTCAAGGTCCACTGCGTCGCACCATTGAAGAAGGTTCGCGCCTAGCCTCTCAGAAATACGCAAACTTGATTGAGAGTTTGGCAGGCCTAGAAACCGTTAAGTTATTCAGCGCACAGAGCCAGTTCCAATTCCGTTGGGAAGAAGCTGTTGCTCACATGGCGAACTGGAACATTAAAAGCCGTCGCATTACCGACAGCATCCAAAACACCGCTGGCTTTGTTCAGCAAAGTACCAATGTCGGGATGATCATTTTTGGTGTGTATCTAATTGCGGAAGGCGAACTGACGATGGGTGGTTTGATCGCTGCAACCATGTTGAGTGGCCGTGCGATCGGTCCTCTCGTTCAATTGTCGCTGCTTTCTACACGTTACAACCAAGCCAAATCTTCAATGACGTTGATTGAACAAGTGATGTCGATGCCTGACGAGCAAGAAGAAGGTAAGCGTTACATTCACCGACCAATCATCCAAGGTCATATTGCGCTGGATAAAGTGACGTTCCACTATCCTGATTCGCCCGTCGCTTCAGTACGAGATCTCAGCCTAACCATAGCACCCGGCGAGAAGGTGGCCATCATCGGTCGTATTGGTTCAGGTAAAACAACCCTAGAACGCCTGATTATGGGCCTGTACAAGCCCACAGAAGGCCATGTACGCATTGATGATACCGATATGGAGCAACTTCACCATGTCGACGTACGACGCAATATAGGCTGTGTACCGCAAGACAGTAACCTATTCTATGGCTCAGTCAGAGATAACATTACTCTAGGTCGCCCTTTGGTGGACGATCGTGATGTGATGGATGCTGCGAACCGTGCCGGTGTAACAGCCTTTACTCAACAAGATCCTGCTGGCCTAGAACGTCAAGTAGGTGAAGGTGGTGGTTTGCTTTCAGGTGGTCAACGCCAGTCAATTGCGATTGCCAGAGCTTTCTTAGGCCGTCCTCCGGTATTGCTAATGGATGAGCCGACCAGTGCAATGGATAACCGTTCAGAAATGCACATTAAGCACCAGCTTAGTCAACTGTTACCAAGTGAAACGCTGATCCTTATCACTCACAAAACCTCGATGTTAGATGTTGTAGACCGAGTCATCGTAATGGAGAAAGGCAGCATAATTGCTGATGGCCCGAAAGCGAAGGTTCTGTCCGACCTTAAACAAGGTCGTGTAAGAGCAGTTAGCTAA
- a CDS encoding sensor histidine kinase: MSKKLSNLITPFIFFSLILGTAGLTATHFLAGQYQEQVVTQQLNEAANKANLQIDSELDKFKQIPDLLSHDPRLLSYFDESPQADNISTAELNTLLFEWSGQSQADTIYIHDPSGTVVASSNYRKPRTFVGENFAFRPYFASAIKGHKTQYVALGARSDVRGYFLSSPLYIDDDIVGVITVKVSLENLENILTSDEFEIVVLDSNQVVFLSSQTPWLYHSLLPLTDQQQQDIAAQRQYGQNKISIIDAFNSSSQTTDASKALTANQLFKLGNFNLYPAATSDNQYQVVAIKDTRSELLKVLQLDVIFIVIYSLVMLIAWSWRQTYLAKVALTELNQNLEQTVDKRTQYLKQSNQQLQQTLFQYQESQVKLKQTEKELTQTAKLAVLGELSASINHEINQPLAALRTYSENSVKLLEMGRSDLVKSNLDKMIVLNTSITEIIARLKVFTRKVTKQEHHVANLHQAINNATSILSALMLKQGITLRLSTVPDDINIAIHPTELEQVLVNLMHNATQALSQQATQQVALQNDLETQEGKQPTIPQIGVEWQLNNDACQLIIWDNGIGIASDKLEHLFDPFFTTKPEGLGLGLSISKRIIEAYHGTISASQLEPSGMVFSLNIPLYQEKC, translated from the coding sequence GTGTCTAAAAAACTGTCTAACCTGATCACGCCTTTTATATTTTTCTCATTGATACTGGGAACGGCAGGGCTAACTGCTACTCACTTTTTGGCAGGTCAATACCAAGAGCAAGTTGTCACACAACAACTCAATGAAGCGGCGAACAAAGCCAACCTCCAGATCGATTCTGAATTGGATAAGTTCAAACAAATACCTGACTTGCTCAGCCACGACCCGCGCTTGCTGTCTTACTTCGATGAGTCGCCACAGGCGGATAACATCTCCACAGCTGAACTCAACACCTTGTTATTCGAGTGGTCGGGGCAAAGCCAAGCCGATACCATCTATATCCACGATCCGAGCGGCACAGTGGTTGCGTCAAGTAACTATCGAAAGCCTCGAACTTTCGTTGGCGAAAACTTCGCGTTTCGCCCCTACTTTGCCTCTGCAATAAAAGGCCATAAAACCCAATATGTCGCACTCGGCGCTCGCTCTGATGTGCGAGGCTATTTCTTATCTTCACCACTTTATATCGACGATGACATCGTAGGCGTCATCACGGTGAAAGTAAGCTTAGAAAACCTAGAAAACATTCTAACTAGCGACGAATTTGAGATTGTGGTGCTTGATTCCAACCAAGTGGTATTTCTCTCTAGTCAGACACCTTGGCTTTATCACTCATTGCTACCATTAACGGATCAACAGCAGCAAGATATCGCAGCGCAACGCCAATACGGTCAAAACAAAATTTCGATCATTGATGCGTTTAACTCTTCGAGCCAAACAACCGATGCAAGCAAAGCGCTTACTGCAAACCAGTTATTTAAACTTGGAAATTTTAACCTTTACCCTGCCGCTACCAGTGACAACCAGTACCAAGTTGTGGCTATCAAGGACACAAGATCCGAACTGCTCAAGGTGCTGCAGCTCGACGTTATCTTCATTGTGATTTACAGCTTAGTCATGCTGATTGCTTGGTCGTGGCGCCAAACCTACCTCGCGAAAGTAGCACTTACTGAACTCAATCAGAACCTAGAGCAAACCGTAGATAAGCGAACTCAATATCTGAAGCAATCCAATCAACAACTTCAACAGACACTCTTTCAATATCAAGAGTCTCAAGTGAAGTTAAAACAGACAGAGAAAGAGCTAACGCAAACCGCTAAGTTAGCCGTACTGGGTGAGCTGTCAGCCAGTATTAATCATGAAATTAATCAACCACTTGCTGCGCTTAGAACCTATAGCGAAAACAGCGTCAAGCTGCTTGAGATGGGACGTTCAGACTTAGTAAAAAGTAATCTGGATAAAATGATCGTGCTAAACACCTCGATTACCGAGATCATTGCACGCCTTAAGGTATTTACGCGCAAGGTAACCAAGCAAGAACATCATGTAGCGAACCTACATCAAGCGATCAACAATGCCACCAGCATTCTCAGCGCGCTGATGCTCAAACAAGGCATCACCCTAAGGTTAAGTACCGTGCCAGATGACATTAACATCGCGATTCACCCAACCGAACTTGAGCAAGTGTTGGTTAATCTGATGCACAATGCGACACAAGCGCTTTCGCAACAAGCCACACAACAAGTAGCACTTCAAAACGACTTGGAAACTCAAGAAGGGAAGCAACCGACCATTCCTCAAATTGGCGTAGAGTGGCAGCTTAATAATGATGCCTGCCAACTGATCATTTGGGATAACGGGATTGGTATCGCCAGCGATAAACTGGAACATTTGTTCGACCCGTTTTTTACCACTAAGCCTGAAGGATTAGGGCTCGGGCTTTCGATATCGAAGCGAATCATTGAAGCCTATCACGGCACGATCAGCGCAAGCCAGCTCGAGCCTTCAGGCATGGTATTCTCTCTGAATATTCCACTGTACCAAGAAAAATGCTAA
- the pdxH gene encoding pyridoxamine 5'-phosphate oxidase has product MELTDIRREYAQGGLRRKDLATDPIDQFNLWLEQAIEAKLMDPTAMTVATVDENGQPFQRIVLLKNVDKDGFVFYTNLGSRKAQQLEHNSKISLHFPWHPLERQVHITGTAEKLTAMENMKYFSSRPKESQLAAIASKQSSRISARGILEGKYLELKQKFAKGEIPVPSFWGGFRVRVDSIEFWQGGEHRLHDRFLFSRQDNSWDIDRLAP; this is encoded by the coding sequence ATGGAACTGACAGACATTCGTCGTGAATACGCTCAGGGTGGATTGAGACGTAAAGACTTAGCCACAGACCCAATTGACCAATTTAACCTTTGGTTAGAGCAAGCGATTGAAGCTAAGTTGATGGATCCGACGGCAATGACAGTGGCGACGGTTGATGAAAATGGACAGCCATTCCAACGTATTGTTTTGCTGAAGAATGTTGATAAAGATGGTTTCGTTTTTTACACCAACCTAGGTAGCCGCAAAGCGCAGCAACTTGAGCACAACAGCAAGATCAGTTTGCACTTCCCTTGGCATCCGTTAGAGCGACAAGTTCATATTACTGGTACGGCTGAAAAGCTGACGGCGATGGAAAACATGAAGTACTTCTCGTCTCGTCCAAAAGAGAGCCAATTGGCAGCTATCGCAAGTAAGCAAAGTAGCCGTATCTCTGCACGTGGCATCTTAGAAGGCAAGTATCTAGAGCTTAAACAGAAGTTTGCGAAAGGCGAGATTCCGGTTCCTTCTTTCTGGGGTGGCTTCCGAGTGCGCGTCGATAGCATTGAATTTTGGCAAGGTGGTGAGCACCGCCTGCATGATCGCTTCTTGTTCTCACGCCAAGACAACAGCTGGGACATTGATCGCCTAGCGCCATAG
- a CDS encoding sigma-54-dependent transcriptional regulator — protein sequence MPKLYFVDDEPAIRDSVEQAMLIEGIDIVCFPNAIEALKQINITQAGIVITDIHMPVMDGIQFTQKLLSQNPNFQIIVLTGHGDVQTAVSAMKSGAYDFLEKPFVVDALLTAVRKAADKLALVEENNLLRKELAMQNQVGPKLIGQSQSMQTLRRELITLDCKQNPLLLFVGDIGTGKRITAQYTHDLHSQPTAELCPIAAFNLPRNDESTFHQFVLQLFQKHQGGTLYIHETEALTSQQWQWLAALKPTLLRENSCKTYATCVIIATTVVPTTITNELRRFNLLPLAQRTEDIGSLFKHFARGAASRYQLPPPVITEKEIQRLIATHWGENIRQLRQHAELRVLTQVKQPALDNQESGQADSPEQADDGSLDVNIEEQQQSLSQRTDSFEQILLIEALHRHQGRLKDVQQELQVSRKTLYDKLRKHQLDKTDFKNR from the coding sequence ATGCCTAAACTCTACTTTGTCGATGATGAACCCGCGATTCGTGACTCGGTAGAACAAGCCATGCTCATTGAAGGTATCGACATTGTCTGCTTTCCTAATGCGATCGAGGCTCTCAAGCAGATTAATATCACGCAAGCAGGCATTGTGATCACTGACATTCACATGCCAGTGATGGATGGTATTCAATTTACACAGAAACTATTGAGTCAAAATCCGAATTTTCAAATCATCGTACTGACTGGACACGGTGATGTGCAAACCGCCGTTTCAGCGATGAAGTCCGGTGCTTATGATTTTCTAGAAAAACCATTTGTGGTTGATGCCCTGCTTACCGCAGTAAGAAAAGCAGCAGATAAGCTCGCCTTGGTTGAAGAAAACAACCTACTTAGAAAAGAGCTCGCGATGCAAAATCAGGTTGGCCCTAAGCTGATTGGTCAGTCTCAATCAATGCAGACATTGCGCCGCGAATTGATCACCTTAGATTGCAAACAGAACCCGCTATTACTGTTTGTTGGTGATATAGGAACAGGCAAACGCATCACTGCGCAGTACACCCACGATTTACACAGCCAACCAACAGCGGAGCTTTGTCCGATTGCTGCATTTAATTTACCGCGCAATGACGAATCGACATTTCACCAATTCGTGCTTCAATTATTTCAAAAGCATCAAGGTGGAACGCTCTATATTCATGAAACAGAAGCATTAACTTCACAACAATGGCAGTGGTTAGCGGCTCTAAAACCGACTCTACTTCGTGAAAACTCATGCAAGACTTATGCAACTTGTGTCATTATCGCAACTACAGTAGTACCGACTACAATTACAAATGAGCTGCGTCGATTTAATCTATTACCATTAGCACAAAGAACGGAAGATATCGGGTCTTTGTTCAAACACTTTGCTCGAGGTGCAGCAAGTCGTTATCAGTTGCCTCCGCCGGTAATCACAGAAAAAGAGATTCAACGCTTGATAGCCACTCACTGGGGCGAAAACATTCGCCAGCTTCGTCAACATGCCGAGCTGCGCGTGCTAACTCAGGTGAAGCAACCAGCACTCGACAATCAAGAGTCAGGTCAAGCAGACAGTCCAGAACAAGCGGATGACGGTTCGCTAGACGTCAATATTGAAGAACAACAACAGTCATTAAGCCAACGTACCGACAGCTTTGAACAAATCCTCTTGATAGAAGCACTGCATCGCCATCAAGGGCGCTTAAAAGACGTACAACAAGAGCTGCAAGTGTCGAGGAAAACCCTCTATGACAAGCTAAGAAAGCACCAACTCGACAAAACAGATTTCAAAAACAGATAA
- a CDS encoding transglutaminase-like cysteine peptidase encodes MKSRISLLLLVLTSFTSVALNKNDQRWIDAVTQTYGERAGKRVATWRSNMTSYDGLSEKEKLTSVNQFFNQMYFVDDSILWGKNDYWATPLEFLGSNAGDCEDFTIAKYFSLLELGVPDKKLRLVYVKALELNQFHMVLAYYSTPSAEPLILDNLNPEIKRGSKRPDLRPIYSFNGKNLWLIKSAAGSGKLAGKSSRLSLWNDLRSRERSLKLNKPIINYDE; translated from the coding sequence ATGAAGTCTCGAATATCGCTGTTACTGCTCGTCCTCACCTCTTTTACTTCTGTCGCTCTCAATAAGAACGACCAAAGGTGGATCGATGCGGTCACGCAGACCTACGGCGAGAGAGCCGGAAAACGCGTGGCAACCTGGCGTTCAAATATGACGTCATACGATGGTTTAAGCGAAAAAGAAAAGCTCACGTCAGTTAATCAGTTCTTCAATCAGATGTACTTTGTCGACGACAGCATTCTGTGGGGAAAAAACGACTACTGGGCGACCCCGCTGGAATTTTTAGGCAGTAACGCAGGCGACTGTGAAGACTTCACCATTGCCAAATACTTCTCTCTGCTTGAACTAGGCGTTCCAGATAAGAAATTGCGATTAGTGTACGTAAAAGCACTGGAGCTAAACCAATTCCACATGGTGTTGGCTTACTACTCCACACCGAGTGCAGAACCACTAATTTTGGATAACTTAAACCCTGAGATAAAGCGCGGTTCTAAGCGCCCTGACCTACGACCAATTTACAGTTTCAACGGTAAAAACCTTTGGTTAATCAAGTCGGCAGCAGGCAGCGGCAAGCTAGCAGGGAAATCTTCAAGATTGAGCTTATGGAACGACTTACGTTCCCGTGAGCGCTCTCTAAAATTAAACAAACCCATTATCAATTACGATGAGTAG
- a CDS encoding HlyD family type I secretion periplasmic adaptor subunit, whose translation MSQKNFSKLNETELEYVDDKTAALLLNTPTSARIMLWMIVLFFIAAIGWSAWAEIDKVTVGQGKVIPSSQIQVVQNLEGGLVKEILVKEGQQVQKGQQLLLIDDTRFRSDFREREQQVANLTANVLMLSASLTSVVINEDFNEKEWKKSVTLDYGKLAFPPKFYEVQPELVNRQKAEYRQDLNNLKNQLSVFDQQVEQKQQDLVEIKARVRNLKQSYQFARQELDITKPLADEGVVPRIELLKLQRQVNDTRREMTSSELKIPLLRSAIKEAMLSRIDAALNFRSEQQEKLNQAQDKLSALTESAVGLEDRVNRTVVVSPVTGTVKTLGINTVGGVIQPGMDIVEIVPTEDSLLVEAKIAPQDIAFLRPELTAIVKFSAYDFTKYGGLEGVLEHISADTTQDEEGNSFYIVRVRTEKHNFGQNEELPIIPGMTASVDIITGKRTVLEYMLKPILSAQNNALKE comes from the coding sequence ATGAGCCAGAAGAATTTCAGCAAATTGAACGAAACCGAACTTGAGTACGTCGACGATAAAACCGCGGCACTACTACTCAATACGCCGACCAGTGCGCGTATCATGTTGTGGATGATCGTTCTGTTCTTTATTGCTGCTATTGGGTGGTCCGCTTGGGCGGAAATCGACAAGGTTACTGTCGGGCAGGGCAAAGTGATCCCCTCTTCCCAGATCCAAGTTGTGCAAAACCTTGAAGGTGGCCTAGTTAAAGAGATCTTAGTTAAAGAAGGTCAACAGGTTCAAAAAGGCCAACAACTGCTATTGATCGATGACACTCGATTCCGCTCTGACTTCCGTGAACGTGAACAGCAAGTTGCCAACTTAACTGCCAACGTATTGATGCTTTCCGCATCGTTAACCAGCGTAGTAATCAATGAAGACTTTAACGAAAAAGAGTGGAAGAAAAGTGTCACTCTCGATTATGGAAAACTCGCTTTCCCACCTAAGTTCTACGAGGTTCAACCTGAGCTGGTTAATCGTCAAAAAGCAGAATACCGCCAAGATTTAAACAACCTTAAAAACCAACTTTCCGTTTTTGATCAACAAGTTGAACAGAAACAACAAGACCTTGTCGAGATAAAAGCGCGTGTGCGAAACCTAAAGCAGAGTTACCAATTTGCTCGCCAAGAACTGGACATCACCAAACCGCTTGCCGACGAAGGCGTGGTACCAAGAATTGAATTGCTTAAGCTGCAACGACAAGTCAACGATACTCGCCGAGAAATGACCTCAAGTGAGCTTAAAATCCCTCTGCTACGCTCTGCAATCAAAGAAGCCATGCTCAGCCGTATCGATGCGGCGCTCAACTTCCGCTCTGAACAACAAGAAAAGCTCAACCAAGCACAAGATAAACTCTCGGCACTGACTGAATCTGCGGTTGGCCTCGAAGACAGAGTAAACCGTACAGTTGTCGTTTCTCCAGTAACCGGCACCGTTAAAACGTTAGGTATCAATACCGTGGGTGGTGTAATCCAGCCAGGTATGGACATCGTTGAGATTGTACCGACCGAAGACTCCTTGCTGGTTGAAGCAAAAATTGCCCCACAAGACATCGCATTCCTGCGCCCAGAACTGACCGCCATTGTTAAGTTCAGTGCTTATGACTTCACTAAATATGGTGGCTTAGAAGGCGTGTTGGAACACATCAGCGCCGATACGACACAAGATGAAGAAGGCAACAGCTTTTACATCGTGCGTGTACGTACCGAGAAACATAATTTTGGACAAAACGAAGAGCTGCCAATCATTCCAGGTATGACAGCCTCGGTCGATATCATCACGGGTAAAAGAACCGTACTTGAGTACATGTTAAAACCTATCCTCAGTGCACAAAACAACGCACTGAAAGAGTAA